In one Mucilaginibacter sp. PAMB04168 genomic region, the following are encoded:
- a CDS encoding alpha-galactosidase, translating into MNNIKLFFLLALMLSFITGYAQNNKRIIIETDRTSLILTVGKNGHVYQSYLGERFQNREDNNSAPQGKNAYITGGMDDQFQPAIRITHADGNPSLDLVYVDQKVNNPDAASTETVVTLKDPQYPVIVKLHYQAYAHEDVIKSWTEIINNEKGTITLNDYASSMLHFDAESYWLTQFHGDWAYEMQMQESKLTSGIKEIDSKLGTRANMYQSPMFLLSLNKLSDENTGEVIAGTLAWTGNFRFHFEQDQNNSLRVVSGINPYASAYQLTAGKTFTTPAFIFTYSANGRGQVSRNLHTWARNHDVMDGNGSRLVLLNNWETTKFDFNEQQLNGMLDNTVKIGADLFLLDDGWFGNKYPRSDDKTALGDWQPTQNKLPNGIGNLIKQAKAKGTKFGIWIEPEMVNPKSELYEKHPDWILKLPNRAENYYRNQLVLDLTNPKVADFVFRTMDELIEKNQGLAFIKWDCNRLMTNTWSAHLKDKQSNLFVYYVQSFYNILKRLRAKHPQLPIMLCSGGGARTDYEALKYFTEFWASDDTDPVERVYIQWGYSNFFPANTVACHVTSWGKQSLKFRTDVAMMGKLGYDIDVNKMTPNELVFTQQAIKNYKRLSNVIWRGDIYRLISPYEANRAVLMYVDSTKTKAVLFNYNLNIREREQVNRVRLQGLNPQAKYKIEETNLMPGTKAILTDNGRTFTGDYLMKVGLDLNNWHLKALTSSVVEITLQ; encoded by the coding sequence ATGAATAATATAAAGCTATTCTTTTTGTTGGCATTGATGCTGTCTTTTATAACAGGCTATGCACAAAACAATAAACGTATCATTATTGAAACTGATCGCACCTCGCTTATATTAACGGTAGGTAAGAATGGGCACGTTTACCAGTCTTATTTGGGCGAGCGCTTCCAAAACCGCGAGGATAACAACAGTGCGCCTCAAGGAAAAAACGCCTATATCACCGGTGGTATGGACGATCAGTTTCAGCCGGCCATCCGTATCACTCATGCCGATGGCAATCCCTCACTAGATCTTGTTTATGTTGATCAGAAGGTAAACAACCCTGATGCAGCGAGTACAGAAACCGTCGTCACTTTAAAAGACCCTCAATATCCTGTCATAGTTAAGCTACACTATCAGGCATACGCCCATGAGGATGTGATCAAGTCCTGGACCGAGATCATCAACAACGAGAAAGGAACGATCACCCTGAACGATTATGCCTCATCCATGCTGCATTTTGATGCTGAGAGCTATTGGCTTACTCAGTTTCATGGCGATTGGGCTTATGAAATGCAAATGCAGGAGTCGAAACTGACCAGCGGAATTAAAGAGATCGATAGTAAACTCGGTACCCGGGCAAATATGTACCAAAGCCCAATGTTTTTGCTGTCGTTGAACAAATTAAGCGATGAAAATACCGGTGAGGTTATAGCCGGTACACTGGCCTGGACAGGGAACTTTCGCTTTCACTTTGAGCAGGATCAAAACAACTCGCTGCGTGTTGTATCAGGTATTAATCCATATGCATCAGCTTATCAATTAACCGCAGGCAAAACCTTTACTACTCCGGCTTTCATTTTTACCTATTCAGCAAATGGACGCGGACAGGTAAGCCGAAACTTACATACCTGGGCACGTAACCATGATGTAATGGACGGCAACGGGTCTCGCCTGGTATTGCTTAACAATTGGGAAACCACCAAATTTGATTTTAATGAACAGCAGCTCAACGGGATGCTTGATAATACCGTTAAAATAGGCGCAGATCTTTTTCTGCTTGATGATGGCTGGTTTGGAAATAAGTATCCTCGTAGTGACGACAAGACTGCATTGGGCGATTGGCAACCCACTCAAAATAAGCTTCCGAATGGGATCGGTAATCTGATAAAGCAAGCCAAGGCAAAAGGTACTAAGTTTGGTATATGGATTGAACCTGAGATGGTAAATCCTAAAAGCGAACTATACGAGAAACACCCCGATTGGATATTGAAGCTGCCTAATCGTGCCGAAAACTATTATCGCAATCAACTGGTGCTAGATCTTACTAACCCAAAAGTAGCTGATTTTGTATTCCGTACGATGGATGAACTAATTGAAAAAAATCAGGGACTGGCGTTCATTAAGTGGGATTGCAATCGGCTGATGACTAATACATGGTCAGCACATCTCAAGGATAAGCAATCGAACTTGTTTGTCTACTATGTTCAAAGCTTTTATAATATATTAAAGCGTTTACGTGCTAAGCACCCTCAGCTGCCTATAATGTTATGCTCAGGAGGCGGTGCCAGAACAGATTACGAAGCTCTAAAATACTTCACCGAGTTTTGGGCAAGCGATGATACAGATCCGGTTGAGCGCGTATACATTCAGTGGGGCTATAGCAATTTTTTCCCCGCAAATACTGTGGCCTGCCATGTAACTTCATGGGGTAAACAATCACTAAAGTTCAGAACTGATGTAGCCATGATGGGTAAGTTAGGTTATGACATCGACGTAAATAAAATGACGCCCAACGAACTTGTCTTTACACAACAGGCCATCAAAAATTACAAACGCCTTAGCAATGTAATTTGGCGCGGCGATATTTACAGGCTCATCTCGCCCTATGAGGCCAACCGTGCAGTGCTTATGTACGTAGACAGTACAAAAACTAAGGCGGTTCTATTCAATTATAATCTAAATATCCGCGAACGTGAACAAGTGAACCGTGTACGTCTTCAGGGGCTTAACCCACAGGCCAAGTACAAAATAGAAGAAACCAATTTGATGCCTGGTACAAAGGCAATTCTTACCGACAACGGCCGGACTTTTACCGGCGACTACTTAATGAAAGTTGGCCTCGACCTGAATAACTGGCACTTGAAGGCATTAACAAGTTCAGTAGTAGAAATAACCCTACAATAG
- a CDS encoding TonB-dependent receptor — protein sequence MRFSFLQLILALTILGSSLAEGSGAQPILDKRVSINRTGLELKKILTELEQKYKVNFVYSPALINVDDKIDLKFRDTPLSEVLKQLLDKKELYFEVSGDVIVIRNTKTSGNYPVLPKEVSPPAEIPVSGRITDEKGDPVPGVTINIKGSTKGTVSDPDGKYQLTVLTGNETLVFKFVGYKTQEISLDTRRQLNVSLEPDVTSLNEVAVVAYGIQKKESLVASISTVNVRDVKQAAPRSLTNALAGKVSGLISVQRSGEPGYDDAQFWIRGISTFGAGASPLVLVDGVERPISNIEPEEIATISVLKDAAATSVYGVRGANGVILVTTRRGSTQKPAISFKLEQGSNRPTRLQDYVDGPTWLTLYNEAQLATNPSFVTPYTPAIIDKYRSGEDPYLYPNVDWLDLILKDHANNQRANLNVTGGSDMSKYFISAGYYQEDGIWKGDNLNAYNTNAKVKRYNFRANVDVNLNKYTELSLGLGGILVTSNYPGTSSGNIWSTIQNNTPIGYSPTYPDPANPGKSLYGGISSLINPYAQLTGTGFITEWRNNIQTDLTLRHDLSRFVKGLTIQGKFAFDGYNYHNINQIRSYLANSDQVDKYFASGRDAAGNLILSRLVTGKADLGFSKAAGGNRRIYVQANIDYSRSFGKHDVKALLLYNQQDYQDADATDAISALPFRLQGVVSRLSYGYNNRYFLEVSAGYNGSENFSPGHRYGLFPAVAAGWIVSQESFFKNNISWIEYLKLRGSWGIKGNDQIGGRRFAYLTTVGGGNGSYTFGIDANNGFGGRGEDQWGADLTWEKEREVDLGLETRFLNGFNIQADVFKRHRKGIFLQRASLPATLGLQNNPYGNLGEMENKGFEATVEYRARVGALDATFRGNYTYARNKLLNTDQPDYLYNYQNRVGKRYNQPFGLIALGLFQDQQDIANSPVQQFGAVRPGDIKYMDYNNDGVVNAYDQVAIGNPAVPQSIYGFGTTLALKGFDFSVFFQGNGSASFTLGGTGWYPFQGGGLIGNLNVNSLDRWTPDNPRQDALFPRLSFGSNTNNYQTSTWWQRDAAYIRLKTAELGYTLPKSLTKRLKINTLRVYASGLNLYTWSKFKFWDPELGSANGGAYPIQKTFNFGVNLNL from the coding sequence ATGAGATTTAGTTTTTTACAATTAATACTCGCTTTGACCATTTTGGGTAGCAGCCTCGCCGAGGGAAGCGGTGCGCAACCCATTCTGGACAAGAGGGTTAGTATTAACCGAACGGGTTTGGAACTTAAAAAAATCCTAACCGAACTCGAACAGAAATATAAAGTCAATTTTGTTTATAGCCCAGCGCTTATCAATGTTGACGATAAAATTGACTTGAAATTTCGCGATACGCCCCTTTCTGAGGTGCTCAAGCAATTGCTTGATAAAAAGGAACTCTACTTTGAGGTTTCGGGAGATGTTATTGTCATTCGTAACACCAAAACATCTGGCAATTACCCCGTTTTGCCAAAAGAGGTATCACCACCTGCTGAGATACCTGTTTCAGGAAGAATAACCGATGAAAAAGGTGATCCTGTTCCGGGTGTCACTATTAATATCAAGGGGAGCACTAAAGGTACGGTGTCAGACCCGGACGGTAAGTATCAGCTCACGGTTCTTACCGGAAATGAAACCTTGGTATTTAAATTTGTAGGGTATAAAACCCAGGAGATCTCTTTAGATACCAGAAGACAACTTAATGTATCGCTCGAGCCTGATGTGACCAGCCTCAACGAAGTGGCCGTGGTAGCTTACGGCATACAAAAAAAGGAAAGTTTGGTAGCATCTATTTCTACGGTAAATGTAAGAGATGTGAAACAGGCGGCTCCCCGCTCGCTAACTAATGCACTTGCCGGCAAAGTTTCAGGTTTAATATCCGTACAAAGAAGTGGCGAACCGGGTTATGATGATGCCCAGTTCTGGATAAGAGGTATCAGTACATTTGGTGCCGGAGCCAGTCCGCTAGTATTGGTTGACGGTGTTGAGCGGCCCATATCAAATATAGAACCTGAAGAAATTGCTACCATTTCTGTGCTCAAGGATGCTGCTGCCACTTCGGTATATGGTGTAAGAGGAGCTAACGGAGTAATCCTTGTTACAACCCGCAGAGGGTCCACCCAGAAACCAGCTATCAGTTTTAAACTGGAACAAGGCAGCAATAGGCCTACCAGGCTTCAGGATTATGTAGATGGTCCCACATGGCTTACGTTGTACAACGAGGCACAGTTAGCTACTAACCCAAGCTTTGTTACTCCTTATACTCCCGCAATTATAGATAAATATCGCAGCGGCGAAGATCCATACTTGTATCCTAATGTAGATTGGCTAGACCTGATACTGAAAGACCATGCCAATAATCAAAGAGCAAACTTAAACGTAACCGGTGGCAGCGATATGTCAAAATATTTTATATCCGCCGGCTATTATCAGGAGGATGGGATTTGGAAAGGCGATAATCTCAACGCATACAACACCAATGCAAAAGTAAAACGATACAATTTCAGAGCGAACGTTGACGTAAACCTGAATAAGTATACAGAGCTTAGCCTTGGTTTGGGCGGTATCTTAGTTACATCAAATTATCCCGGAACGAGTAGTGGAAATATCTGGTCGACGATACAAAATAACACACCCATCGGTTATTCTCCAACTTACCCCGACCCCGCAAACCCTGGAAAATCTCTTTACGGTGGAATCAGCAGCCTTATTAACCCGTATGCACAACTTACGGGCACAGGCTTCATCACTGAATGGAGAAACAACATCCAGACTGATCTCACTCTCAGGCATGATCTGTCGAGGTTTGTGAAAGGACTTACTATCCAGGGAAAGTTCGCTTTCGACGGTTACAACTATCATAATATTAATCAAATACGATCATACTTGGCTAACAGCGACCAGGTTGATAAGTATTTTGCATCGGGTCGTGATGCTGCCGGGAATTTAATCCTGAGCAGATTAGTGACCGGAAAGGCCGACCTTGGCTTTTCAAAAGCTGCGGGCGGAAACCGGCGAATCTATGTTCAGGCCAACATTGATTATAGCCGTAGTTTTGGAAAACATGATGTAAAAGCATTATTGCTATACAATCAGCAGGACTACCAGGACGCTGATGCCACAGATGCTATAAGTGCACTCCCTTTCAGGCTTCAGGGGGTGGTTTCCAGGCTTTCGTATGGTTATAATAATCGTTATTTTCTGGAAGTGAGCGCCGGCTATAATGGCTCTGAGAACTTTTCACCGGGACACCGTTATGGCTTGTTCCCTGCAGTTGCTGCGGGTTGGATCGTTTCTCAGGAATCCTTTTTCAAGAACAACATATCCTGGATTGAATATTTGAAGCTACGCGGCTCTTGGGGTATAAAAGGAAACGACCAGATTGGCGGCCGGAGGTTTGCTTACCTGACAACTGTAGGGGGCGGCAATGGCAGCTATACCTTCGGTATCGACGCTAATAATGGCTTTGGTGGAAGAGGCGAGGACCAATGGGGCGCAGATCTTACCTGGGAAAAGGAGCGTGAAGTGGATTTGGGATTAGAGACCAGGTTTTTAAATGGCTTTAACATTCAAGCCGATGTATTTAAACGCCACCGTAAAGGTATTTTCCTGCAACGCGCCTCGTTACCTGCAACCCTGGGTTTGCAAAACAACCCGTACGGCAACCTCGGAGAAATGGAAAATAAGGGTTTTGAGGCTACCGTGGAGTACAGAGCCCGGGTAGGCGCCTTAGATGCCACTTTTAGAGGCAACTATACTTATGCCAGAAACAAGCTGCTCAATACAGATCAGCCCGATTATCTTTATAACTACCAAAACCGGGTAGGAAAGCGCTATAACCAACCTTTTGGGTTAATTGCACTTGGTCTTTTCCAGGATCAGCAAGATATAGCAAACTCGCCGGTGCAACAGTTTGGTGCTGTAAGACCTGGCGATATCAAGTACATGGATTACAATAACGACGGTGTGGTCAATGCCTATGACCAGGTAGCCATAGGTAATCCGGCGGTGCCTCAATCAATTTACGGGTTTGGAACAACGCTCGCTTTAAAGGGATTTGACTTTTCCGTTTTCTTTCAGGGAAATGGTTCAGCCAGCTTTACACTTGGCGGCACGGGCTGGTATCCTTTTCAGGGAGGCGGACTTATCGGCAACCTGAATGTGAACAGTCTTGACCGCTGGACGCCTGATAATCCCCGGCAGGATGCGCTGTTCCCAAGATTGTCTTTCGGAAGCAATACCAACAACTATCAAACTTCCACATGGTGGCAGCGTGATGCGGCTTATATCCGGCTTAAGACAGCCGAACTTGGTTATACCTTACCTAAATCACTCACAAAAAGGTTGAAAATAAATACGCTCAGGGTTTACGCCAGTGGGCTCAACCTGTACACCTGGAGTAAGTTTAAGTTTTGGGATCCTGAATTGGGCAGTGCCAATGGCGGGGCCTATCCGATTCAGAAAACGTTCAACTTTGGTGTAAACCTTAATCTTTAA
- a CDS encoding GDSL-type esterase/lipase family protein, giving the protein MHLSYRKFLIAAICLCIHVMAKAQSIDAGRQNVNIVFIGNSITYGGGLKSPATEAPPVSAVGWLRTQAKVGTVSFKNMGFSGHTTLDFLPGSGRDFNQVERAVASFEDSKAQLVFSLILGTNDSAVKGPHGAPVSPQSYEKNLHAIANQLLKQYPGCKLVFQQPIWYSPNTHNRGATYDAEGLERLQSYFPVIRAVVISYRKTYPNQVFLGDKKAFKFFKHHAEDFFQHEDGVEGVFFLHPNKMGAVKLGEFWAKAIYRTVLN; this is encoded by the coding sequence ATGCACTTATCTTACCGTAAATTTTTGATTGCCGCCATATGCTTGTGCATCCATGTGATGGCAAAGGCTCAAAGCATTGACGCAGGGCGTCAAAATGTTAATATCGTTTTTATTGGCAATAGTATCACTTATGGCGGTGGCTTAAAAAGTCCGGCAACCGAAGCGCCTCCGGTATCAGCTGTTGGGTGGTTGCGCACTCAAGCCAAAGTTGGAACCGTTAGTTTTAAAAACATGGGCTTTAGCGGGCATACCACACTGGATTTTTTGCCTGGTAGTGGCCGGGATTTCAATCAGGTTGAGCGAGCCGTAGCCAGTTTTGAGGATAGCAAGGCACAGCTTGTTTTCTCGCTGATATTGGGTACTAATGATAGTGCTGTTAAAGGGCCGCACGGTGCACCCGTATCTCCTCAAAGCTATGAGAAAAACCTGCACGCCATCGCCAATCAACTACTGAAACAATACCCGGGGTGTAAACTTGTGTTTCAACAGCCTATCTGGTACAGCCCCAATACGCATAACCGGGGTGCTACTTATGATGCAGAGGGATTGGAGCGACTGCAAAGCTACTTTCCGGTCATACGTGCGGTCGTTATAAGTTACCGTAAAACGTACCCGAATCAGGTCTTTCTGGGCGATAAAAAAGCATTCAAATTCTTTAAGCATCACGCCGAAGATTTTTTTCAACATGAAGATGGAGTGGAAGGAGTGTTTTTCTTGCATCCTAATAAAATGGGTGCTGTTAAATTAGGTGAGTTTTGGGCAAAAGCTATTTACAGAACGGTTTTGAATTAG
- a CDS encoding glycoside hydrolase family 2 TIM barrel-domain containing protein → MRQYFWKPIRNIGLVFWATLFFNQQASAQQMVRKDSLLNFGWKFRVGDNPDAKHIVFDDKKWQSVDLPHDGSIAGAFDTVSGSRQNGFRPRHIGWYRKVFTRPPGTNGKLVSLEFEGVYRDAEVWLNGTYLGRHRNGYTGFNYDITKLVAPGKQATIAVRYDNTFKQSSRWYTGEGIYRNVWLHIQSPVHVAENGTYISTPFIGDRRADIAVQTQVVNSNDSTALTTLKTVIIDPDGKEIKEIVSNVPLRAHETYTYKQNTVITNPQRWDISSPKLYTAKTYVWLGSKLTDTYQSRFGIRTVDFNSQQGFLLNGRKVFLNGVNIHHDLGPLGAASFEKGYRRRLSGLKQMGVNAIRLAHNPYSKAVLDLADELGILIFNESFDKWSSEYYGPGEDFHQLWQPDLEWFIKRDRNHPSVFIWSVGNEVAVKQEYKDSAFVIQLDKMVEVVRRLDPSRKVTSGLYPSRDEDTPAPMAFHMDVMSDNYMARFYKRDRLKFPQLIFLESEMTTDNGGENFFAYDHSYTCGQFYWGGTDYIGESFGWPSKGWNGIIDWCDFWKPISFYIKSLYSPEPMVKIAVLDAKGSDARVWNDVFMKTLKMTDSWNWEAGKKLTLYTFTTGDEVELFLNNKSVGVKRMSDFTKNKIVWELNYEPGSIRAVARLNGKEIAADEIKTAGQARRVVLKTDSTLMQANGLDLAYITATVVDQNGIIVPQATNDIKFDVKGAATIAGVANGNRMSDELFVANHRQVFEGRCLLVLRSSRLSGPVQVKATSKGLSSGVMNITVK, encoded by the coding sequence ATGAGACAATACTTCTGGAAACCAATACGAAATATAGGTTTAGTCTTTTGGGCAACCCTGTTCTTTAACCAACAAGCTTCTGCACAGCAAATGGTCCGAAAGGACAGCTTGCTTAATTTTGGCTGGAAGTTTCGGGTCGGAGACAATCCTGATGCCAAACATATTGTGTTCGATGATAAAAAATGGCAGTCTGTAGATCTTCCGCACGATGGCAGTATAGCCGGTGCTTTTGACACCGTTAGCGGATCGCGGCAAAACGGCTTCCGTCCACGGCATATCGGGTGGTATCGTAAAGTTTTCACTCGTCCGCCGGGCACAAATGGTAAGCTGGTAAGCTTGGAATTTGAAGGCGTGTACCGCGATGCCGAAGTTTGGTTAAACGGTACTTACCTAGGCAGGCACCGTAACGGCTATACAGGTTTCAACTACGACATCACAAAACTCGTAGCGCCGGGCAAACAGGCAACCATAGCCGTCCGGTACGACAATACGTTTAAGCAGAGCTCACGATGGTATACAGGCGAAGGTATATACCGGAATGTATGGCTGCATATCCAATCGCCGGTTCATGTGGCCGAAAATGGCACCTATATAAGTACGCCCTTTATTGGCGATAGGAGGGCTGATATAGCCGTACAAACACAAGTGGTTAACTCAAATGATAGTACTGCTCTCACTACATTGAAAACGGTAATTATCGATCCCGATGGCAAAGAGATAAAGGAAATCGTCAGCAATGTTCCATTGCGCGCTCACGAAACATACACCTACAAGCAAAACACTGTAATAACTAATCCCCAACGCTGGGACATCAGTTCGCCTAAACTTTACACAGCCAAAACTTATGTATGGCTTGGAAGCAAATTAACAGATACTTATCAGAGCCGTTTCGGTATAAGAACAGTTGATTTTAATTCACAACAAGGCTTTTTGCTTAACGGCCGTAAAGTATTTCTTAATGGTGTAAATATTCATCACGACCTTGGGCCGCTCGGCGCAGCTTCTTTCGAAAAAGGCTACCGCCGGCGTTTATCAGGGCTTAAGCAAATGGGCGTAAATGCCATACGTTTAGCACATAATCCTTATTCGAAAGCTGTACTTGACTTAGCGGATGAGTTGGGAATCCTGATTTTTAACGAAAGCTTTGATAAGTGGAGCAGCGAATATTATGGTCCGGGTGAAGACTTCCATCAGCTTTGGCAGCCTGATCTCGAGTGGTTCATCAAGCGAGATCGCAATCATCCATCCGTTTTTATATGGAGTGTGGGTAATGAGGTGGCTGTAAAGCAGGAATATAAAGACAGCGCATTTGTTATACAACTGGACAAGATGGTGGAAGTAGTTCGCCGGCTCGATCCGTCGCGTAAAGTAACCAGCGGATTGTATCCGTCACGCGATGAAGATACCCCGGCACCGATGGCGTTTCATATGGACGTAATGAGCGATAATTATATGGCCCGCTTTTACAAACGCGATCGTTTAAAATTCCCGCAGTTAATTTTTCTGGAAAGCGAGATGACCACTGACAATGGTGGGGAAAACTTTTTCGCTTACGATCACAGCTATACGTGCGGACAGTTTTATTGGGGTGGCACCGATTATATAGGCGAGTCGTTTGGATGGCCATCTAAAGGGTGGAATGGTATTATTGACTGGTGCGATTTCTGGAAGCCCATCTCTTTTTACATCAAAAGCCTGTACTCCCCAGAGCCAATGGTTAAGATTGCCGTTTTGGACGCAAAAGGCAGTGATGCCAGAGTTTGGAATGATGTGTTTATGAAAACGCTTAAGATGACCGATAGTTGGAACTGGGAAGCTGGTAAAAAGCTTACCCTCTATACATTCACCACAGGCGATGAAGTGGAGCTGTTTCTGAATAACAAGTCGGTAGGAGTAAAACGGATGAGTGACTTTACTAAGAACAAAATAGTATGGGAACTAAATTATGAGCCGGGCAGCATCAGAGCAGTGGCACGGTTAAATGGGAAAGAAATTGCGGCAGACGAAATAAAAACGGCCGGTCAGGCGCGCCGCGTAGTGCTCAAAACCGATTCAACTCTTATGCAGGCAAATGGGCTTGACCTTGCCTACATTACAGCAACTGTGGTTGACCAGAACGGAATTATTGTGCCGCAAGCAACAAATGATATTAAGTTTGATGTTAAAGGAGCTGCTACCATTGCAGGCGTAGCCAACGGCAATCGTATGAGCGATGAACTTTTTGTAGCTAATCATCGTCAGGTATTTGAGGGCAGGTGCCTGCTGGTTTTGCGCAGTAGCCGCCTATCCGGACCGGTACAGGTAAAGGCCACCTCTAAAGGCCTAAGTAGCGGCGTTATGAATATAACTGTAAAATAA